From the genome of Mycetocola spongiae, one region includes:
- the mtrA gene encoding MtrAB system response regulator MtrA: protein MNPRILVVDDDTALAEMIGIVLRTEGFEPEFCADGAAAVGAFREHKPDLVLLDLMLPGMDGIEVCRQLRLESGVPIIMLTAKSDTSDVVKGLESGADDYIIKPFNPKELVARVRTRLRPAAEDAQDELAIGDLVLDVAGHEVRRGSERINLTPLEFDLLLALATKPQQVFSREMLLEQVWGYHYKADTRLVNVHVQRLRSKVELDADNPRIVMTVRGVGYRAGATSA from the coding sequence ATGAACCCACGCATCCTGGTGGTAGATGACGACACGGCGCTGGCCGAGATGATCGGAATCGTCCTGCGCACCGAGGGCTTTGAGCCCGAGTTTTGCGCGGACGGCGCCGCCGCCGTGGGCGCGTTTCGCGAACATAAGCCCGACCTGGTGCTGCTGGATCTGATGCTTCCGGGCATGGACGGGATCGAGGTATGCCGCCAGCTGCGCCTGGAATCCGGCGTCCCGATCATCATGCTCACCGCCAAATCCGATACCTCCGATGTGGTGAAGGGCCTGGAATCCGGGGCCGATGACTACATCATTAAGCCGTTTAACCCCAAGGAACTGGTGGCCCGCGTGCGCACGCGCCTGCGCCCCGCCGCCGAGGATGCCCAGGACGAACTGGCCATCGGCGACCTGGTGCTGGACGTGGCCGGTCACGAGGTGCGCCGCGGATCCGAGCGCATCAACCTCACGCCCCTGGAATTTGATCTGCTGCTCGCCCTCGCCACCAAGCCGCAGCAGGTATTTAGCCGCGAAATGCTCCTGGAGCAGGTCTGGGGCTACCACTATAAGGCCGATACCCGGCTGGTGAACGTACACGTGCAGCGCCTGCGCTCCAAGGTGGAACTGGACGCCGATAACCCCCGCATTGTGATGACGGTTCGCGGCGTGGGCTATCGCGCCGGCGCCACGAGCGCCTAG